The following proteins are co-located in the Sporosarcina pasteurii genome:
- a CDS encoding TRAP transporter large permease, whose amino-acid sequence MIISMLVLFFLLLFLGIPIAYTMGIVSVAMLLVSGVSLEIVVQRMFAGVNSFSYLAIPLFILAGNIMGKGGLTRRLMDLAHVIVGKLTGGLGMTAVVTSALFGTVSGSTVATTYAVGSVVVPELKKEKYSNSFIAAIIGPAGVLGLIIPPSITMVILGITADISIGKLFIAGILPGIVLTIAICIYVAFMAKRKGFGIQEAEPVSRQEFFRIARKAILPLLSPVFILGSIFSGFATATEAAVIAVVYSFILALYYKEIKMKTFKDIMADSALASATILIIISVANVLSYVLTANKIPAMISEFFLQFANTPWQFLLVVSLILLLLGMFLEVTSLIVLLAPIFMPIALQYGIDPIHFGMVLIMNFALANVSPPVGLSLIAGASVTDKNMGIEDTFPYVLHVIGIIAAVVLLIITVPSISTVIPSWFE is encoded by the coding sequence ATGATCATTTCGATGCTAGTGCTATTTTTCCTTCTACTTTTCTTAGGAATACCCATTGCCTATACGATGGGGATTGTCAGTGTTGCTATGTTACTAGTAAGTGGAGTTTCATTGGAAATTGTTGTTCAACGAATGTTTGCTGGGGTGAATAGTTTTTCATATTTAGCAATCCCTTTATTCATTTTAGCGGGAAATATTATGGGAAAAGGAGGACTTACGAGACGCTTAATGGATTTGGCCCATGTAATTGTAGGAAAGTTGACAGGTGGCTTGGGAATGACTGCGGTTGTGACAAGTGCACTTTTCGGGACGGTTTCAGGTTCTACAGTAGCTACGACCTATGCTGTCGGATCTGTTGTTGTTCCTGAATTAAAAAAGGAAAAATACAGTAACTCTTTCATCGCTGCAATTATTGGACCGGCAGGCGTTTTAGGGTTGATTATTCCGCCGAGTATAACGATGGTTATTTTAGGAATCACAGCTGATATTTCAATTGGAAAATTATTTATTGCCGGGATTTTACCTGGAATTGTCTTAACGATTGCGATTTGTATTTATGTGGCATTTATGGCGAAACGAAAAGGTTTTGGTATCCAGGAGGCTGAACCGGTTAGTCGTCAGGAGTTTTTTAGAATCGCTCGAAAAGCAATTTTACCTTTACTATCTCCTGTATTTATTTTGGGAAGTATTTTCTCAGGATTTGCGACAGCAACAGAAGCGGCGGTAATTGCGGTTGTGTATAGTTTTATTTTAGCGTTATATTACAAGGAAATAAAGATGAAGACTTTCAAAGATATTATGGCGGATTCTGCGTTGGCATCTGCTACAATTTTAATCATAATTTCTGTGGCCAATGTATTATCTTATGTACTCACTGCGAATAAAATTCCGGCAATGATTTCGGAATTCTTTTTACAATTTGCAAATACACCATGGCAATTTTTATTAGTCGTTTCCCTAATATTATTGTTGCTAGGTATGTTTTTAGAAGTGACGTCATTAATCGTTTTATTGGCACCAATTTTTATGCCAATTGCACTTCAATATGGTATTGATCCAATCCATTTTGGAATGGTATTAATTATGAATTTTGCATTGGCAAATGTGTCACCTCCTGTAGGATTGTCTTTAATTGCTGGAGCAAGTGTTACAGATAAAAATATGGGCATAGAAGATACATTTCCTTATGTCCTTCATGTGATTGGTATTATCGCTGCAGTTGTTTTACTTATTATTACCGTACCGAGTATTTCAACAGTAATTCCAAGTTGGTTTGAATAA
- a CDS encoding cupin domain-containing protein gives MIKKPGLIETYHCLHGGNGKVLVERNITREDGIQGLDMLARVSVEVGASIGYHQHVEDSEGYFIVEGEGVFIDNGKVEKEVVKGDFCFICKGQGHGIINTGDVPLEIMAIVIS, from the coding sequence ATGATAAAAAAACCTGGATTGATTGAAACGTATCATTGCTTGCATGGTGGAAATGGTAAAGTTTTAGTTGAAAGAAATATTACGAGGGAAGACGGGATTCAAGGATTAGATATGTTGGCGCGAGTATCTGTTGAGGTCGGGGCGTCGATTGGTTATCATCAACATGTAGAAGATTCTGAAGGGTATTTTATTGTCGAGGGCGAAGGGGTTTTTATTGACAATGGGAAGGTTGAGAAAGAAGTAGTGAAAGGGGATTTTTGTTTTATTTGTAAAGGTCAAGGGCACGGCATAATAAACACAGGTGATGTGCCTTTAGAAATTATGGCTATTGTGATTAGTTAA
- a CDS encoding putative zinc-binding protein: MKKKTDMPLVYSCSGCSSAAQTANTIAIKMDRADIAEMSCIAGVGGDVKPLVRTAKSGRDIIALDGCPLACTKHILARHDLEAKHHFVLTQFNVPKKNGVDPDPVLTEKVYNEIVDQLIVPTH; encoded by the coding sequence ATGAAGAAAAAAACAGATATGCCGCTTGTTTATTCGTGTTCTGGTTGTTCTTCTGCGGCGCAGACCGCAAATACGATTGCAATTAAAATGGATAGGGCAGACATTGCTGAAATGTCTTGTATTGCAGGAGTTGGCGGCGATGTGAAGCCACTTGTGAGAACAGCGAAGTCGGGCAGGGATATTATCGCGCTTGATGGTTGTCCACTCGCTTGTACGAAACATATTTTAGCAAGACATGACCTTGAAGCAAAACATCATTTTGTCTTAACACAGTTTAATGTGCCGAAGAAAAATGGTGTAGACCCAGATCCAGTGCTTACAGAGAAGGTTTACAATGAAATCGTAGATCAATTAATTGTTCCTACACATTGA
- a CDS encoding SDR family NAD(P)-dependent oxidoreductase → MGKLDNKVALIVGGTSGLGEATAKMFSEEGAKVVVVGQNEEKGQRIVSEIKQNNGEAIFVAMDIANSASVEKGVNEAIEEYGTIDVLYNGAGIHDAYRNVLETDEEEFDKLMGINVKGPYLTTKAVMPIFLEKGKGCIINIGSQSTFVAGAGGTTYVTSKHAIAGFTKQLAYDFGSKGVKANLIAPGFIETPMTEGISDERLNDIPAGRAGKPEEIAAVAVFLASEESNYMQGAEIKVDGGWTVGR, encoded by the coding sequence ATGGGAAAATTAGATAATAAAGTTGCATTGATTGTTGGTGGTACATCAGGTCTTGGAGAAGCGACAGCTAAAATGTTTTCAGAAGAAGGCGCTAAAGTGGTCGTTGTTGGTCAAAATGAAGAAAAAGGTCAACGTATTGTTAGCGAGATTAAACAAAATAATGGAGAAGCAATTTTTGTAGCAATGGACATAGCGAATTCCGCATCAGTCGAAAAAGGGGTTAATGAAGCGATTGAAGAATACGGCACGATTGATGTATTGTATAACGGCGCTGGTATTCATGATGCTTATAGAAACGTCCTTGAAACGGACGAGGAAGAATTTGATAAATTAATGGGTATCAATGTTAAAGGTCCATACCTTACAACAAAAGCTGTTATGCCTATCTTTTTAGAGAAAGGTAAAGGATGTATTATTAACATCGGATCCCAATCCACATTTGTTGCGGGTGCAGGTGGTACTACATATGTAACGAGCAAACATGCAATAGCTGGATTTACGAAGCAATTGGCTTATGATTTCGGTAGTAAAGGAGTTAAAGCTAATTTAATCGCACCAGGGTTTATTGAGACACCTATGACAGAAGGTATTTCAGATGAGAGACTGAACGACATTCCAGCGGGTAGGGCAGGTAAACCAGAGGAGATTGCAGCAGTAGCCGTATTCTTAGCTTCGGAAGAATCAAATTATATGCAGGGCGCAGAAATTAAGGTTGATGGTGGTTGGACTGTTGGGCGTTAA
- a CDS encoding YjiH family protein, translating to MTTLSKDGTTKEKYGVLKFIIPSLIGVLLFLVPIKVNGEFTIGIGVLASSLLNLFGEQIPLFILVMLGITMVITLATVTFKPSFILDKPFLKSVFLVGPFGIIMRIFGFAVGYLAYFEVGPEFISSRNTGGVVLYDLAPVLLTWFLFAGLLLPLLVEFGLMEFFGSLLQKVMRPLFTLPGRSSIDTLASWMGAGTVGVLVTMKQYDQGNYTKREAAVIATTFSIASIAFSLVIAQVVGIGHLFIPFYLTVTVASIIAAIIMPRIPPLSRKENTYYEPVGKQIDEEVPEGITLLQWGWTKAIEKANTSKRPMKLVTDGVQTVLDIWLGLIPLVMSLGAIALILAEFTPIFNIMSTPLVPLLEWMRIPEASDAAPTLLVGFADMFLPAVIGSGLESELTKFVVAAVSLTQLVYMSEIGILILRSNIPVSFLDLLIIFIQRTLITLPIIVLIAHFIVF from the coding sequence ATGACAACATTAAGCAAAGATGGAACAACTAAGGAGAAATATGGCGTATTGAAATTTATCATTCCATCTTTAATCGGCGTGTTATTATTTCTTGTGCCAATTAAAGTCAATGGTGAATTTACAATCGGGATTGGTGTGCTCGCCTCATCTCTACTCAATCTATTTGGAGAACAAATCCCATTATTCATTTTAGTCATGTTAGGAATCACCATGGTCATCACACTAGCTACTGTCACGTTTAAGCCTAGCTTTATACTGGACAAGCCATTTCTCAAATCAGTATTTCTTGTAGGACCATTTGGAATTATCATGCGAATTTTTGGGTTTGCAGTTGGTTATTTGGCTTACTTTGAAGTAGGACCTGAATTTATTTCATCTAGAAACACGGGCGGGGTTGTCTTATATGACCTTGCACCTGTTTTACTTACATGGTTCTTATTTGCTGGCCTTTTACTTCCATTGCTCGTTGAATTTGGCCTGATGGAATTTTTCGGTTCTCTCCTTCAAAAGGTGATGCGTCCCCTATTTACACTACCGGGACGTTCGTCGATTGATACGCTGGCATCATGGATGGGTGCTGGAACGGTCGGTGTACTCGTCACAATGAAACAATATGACCAAGGCAATTATACGAAACGAGAAGCTGCGGTGATTGCAACGACATTTTCCATCGCGTCTATTGCTTTCTCATTAGTCATTGCGCAAGTTGTTGGGATTGGTCATTTATTCATTCCGTTTTATTTAACTGTAACAGTGGCAAGTATTATTGCCGCAATCATTATGCCAAGGATTCCCCCACTTTCCCGTAAAGAGAACACGTATTATGAACCAGTGGGAAAACAAATCGATGAGGAAGTTCCGGAGGGGATAACTTTACTGCAATGGGGTTGGACAAAGGCAATTGAAAAAGCAAACACATCGAAGAGACCTATGAAACTAGTGACAGACGGTGTCCAAACAGTTCTCGACATTTGGCTAGGTCTTATCCCACTTGTCATGAGTCTCGGGGCGATTGCACTTATTCTTGCAGAGTTTACACCTATCTTCAATATCATGTCAACGCCACTTGTTCCACTGCTTGAGTGGATGCGAATTCCAGAAGCATCGGATGCAGCACCTACTTTGCTCGTTGGATTTGCTGATATGTTTCTTCCTGCCGTCATTGGGAGTGGATTAGAAAGCGAGCTCACAAAATTTGTTGTCGCGGCAGTATCTCTAACACAACTTGTTTATATGTCCGAAATTGGAATCTTAATTTTACGTTCAAATATTCCTGTCAGTTTCTTGGATTTACTCATTATCTTTATCCAACGAACACTTATTACACTGCCAATCATTGTTCTGATCGCTCACTTTATTGTGTTTTAA
- a CDS encoding aspartate aminotransferase family protein, translating to MVQKDIKQVDWLHMVENIGNLLAPSMAKDHPNLPVVKAEGCYYYGADGKKYLDFTSGIAVENVGHRHPKVVQAIKDGVDHLVHGPSGVIIYESILKLAYELQKILPPKLDNFFFANSGTEAIEGALKLAKYVTKRPYVVSFTGCFHGRSIGALSVTTSKSKYRKHLQPSWLAYQLPYALPEYLPEGADPNIFFPEKLERDVQKLFDHQVDPEEVACMIIEPVLGEGGYIIPPKAWLQKIREICDRHEILLIFDEVQTGFGRTGNWFAAQTFDVRPDIMAVAKGIAAGLPLSATIASKELMDQWPLGAHGTTFGGNPLACSTALASLEIIKEEKLLENSTDMGQYALKNLLEMKQKYPMIKDVRGVGLMIGIELCNPATGEPDGDAVMEVLDRCLEKGVLFYLCGNSGEVIRMIPPLTITKEQIDHGLAVLEEVLMELKLS from the coding sequence ATGGTACAAAAAGATATTAAACAAGTAGATTGGCTTCATATGGTTGAAAACATCGGAAATTTACTAGCGCCAAGTATGGCAAAGGATCACCCTAACCTACCTGTCGTAAAAGCGGAAGGTTGTTATTATTACGGTGCTGATGGTAAAAAATATTTAGATTTCACGTCTGGTATTGCTGTTGAAAACGTGGGCCATCGTCACCCGAAAGTCGTTCAAGCAATTAAAGACGGTGTCGATCATCTTGTGCACGGTCCATCTGGTGTCATTATCTATGAATCTATTTTGAAGTTAGCATATGAGCTACAAAAAATATTACCGCCAAAATTAGATAACTTCTTTTTTGCCAATAGTGGAACTGAAGCGATTGAGGGCGCATTAAAACTTGCAAAATACGTAACCAAAAGACCTTATGTCGTTTCATTTACGGGCTGTTTTCACGGACGTTCAATCGGTGCACTAAGTGTTACGACATCTAAAAGTAAATATAGAAAGCATCTACAACCTTCATGGCTTGCCTATCAGCTACCATACGCTTTACCCGAATACCTTCCAGAAGGAGCAGATCCAAATATCTTTTTCCCGGAAAAACTGGAGCGTGACGTACAAAAATTGTTCGACCATCAAGTCGATCCTGAAGAAGTTGCTTGTATGATTATCGAGCCTGTTCTTGGAGAAGGCGGATACATTATCCCTCCAAAAGCATGGTTACAAAAGATACGTGAAATTTGTGATCGTCATGAGATTCTTCTTATTTTTGATGAAGTACAAACAGGATTTGGACGTACTGGTAATTGGTTCGCTGCGCAAACATTTGATGTAAGACCAGATATTATGGCAGTTGCAAAAGGAATTGCTGCAGGTCTTCCACTAAGTGCAACAATTGCTTCAAAAGAACTGATGGACCAGTGGCCATTAGGAGCGCACGGTACGACTTTCGGCGGCAACCCACTTGCTTGTTCTACCGCACTCGCCTCTCTCGAGATTATTAAAGAAGAAAAACTACTAGAAAATTCGACTGATATGGGCCAATATGCACTGAAAAATCTACTAGAAATGAAACAAAAATATCCAATGATAAAAGACGTTCGCGGTGTTGGGTTGATGATTGGTATTGAGCTTTGTAATCCAGCTACTGGAGAACCAGACGGCGATGCGGTAATGGAGGTACTCGATAGATGTCTTGAGAAAGGCGTACTCTTCTATCTATGCGGAAACTCTGGCGAAGTAATTCGAATGATTCCACCACTAACCATTACAAAAGAACAAATTGATCATGGTCTGGCCGTACTTGAAGAAGTGCTTATGGAGTTGAAATTAAGCTGA
- a CDS encoding sigma 54-interacting transcriptional regulator: MTNFYLYPNSKKEIIDSNDEDIIVTSHEGIILKASKISGRHYGLGAGDLLGKCVYDLEKEGIFSPAITPLVLQQKKKVIVVQTTPTNQKVLITGMPFFDEIGKVQFVISYSYEVSELLVIQEYLKELENEMLLAKEELLLLRKEQLATDGLVIESRSTIRAYETAQKVAPLDVSVVLYGEHGTGKTTLAKVIHNHSSRKEEAFIEVNCETIPKALFEKELLGNEQKPGLLTVAHNGTLYLKNIDKLSIYLQTKLATILREMKYTPINTDETRELDVRLISSAEHTLASDLYYLLHIVPIHLQPLRERKEDVSALLSFHLMQFSKKYNMTKKLSDGVFNFLLTIGWEGNHFELIHLIERLFVQSSSTVISFDDLPVEYQIESDAGLSKIGLEGRTLPSILESVEKKVLKNAQERYRTTTEMARYLGISQPSVVRKLKKYTI; the protein is encoded by the coding sequence ATGACAAATTTTTATTTATATCCAAATTCCAAGAAAGAGATCATTGATTCCAATGATGAAGATATTATTGTAACAAGTCATGAGGGCATCATTTTGAAGGCATCAAAAATTAGTGGCAGACACTACGGGCTTGGTGCTGGAGATCTTCTTGGGAAATGTGTTTATGACTTGGAAAAGGAAGGTATTTTTAGCCCAGCGATTACACCTCTAGTACTCCAACAGAAAAAGAAGGTTATTGTTGTCCAAACGACACCAACCAATCAAAAAGTGCTGATTACAGGCATGCCTTTCTTTGATGAAATAGGTAAGGTTCAATTTGTGATTAGCTATTCCTATGAAGTGTCAGAACTTCTCGTCATCCAGGAGTATCTGAAAGAGTTGGAAAACGAAATGCTTCTGGCCAAAGAAGAATTATTGTTGCTTCGAAAAGAGCAACTTGCAACTGATGGTCTTGTCATTGAAAGTCGATCAACGATACGCGCCTACGAAACTGCCCAAAAAGTTGCACCGCTCGATGTATCTGTAGTTCTCTATGGAGAACATGGAACGGGTAAAACGACATTGGCAAAAGTGATTCATAATCATAGCTCAAGGAAAGAAGAAGCTTTCATAGAAGTGAATTGTGAAACCATTCCAAAGGCGCTATTTGAAAAAGAACTGTTAGGGAACGAACAAAAGCCAGGTTTGTTAACAGTCGCTCACAATGGAACGTTATATTTAAAAAATATCGATAAATTGTCAATTTATCTTCAAACGAAACTAGCAACCATTTTGAGAGAAATGAAATATACACCAATTAATACAGATGAAACGCGGGAATTGGATGTTCGGCTTATTTCATCAGCAGAACACACTTTGGCATCGGACTTATATTATTTACTTCATATCGTCCCAATTCATTTACAACCGTTAAGGGAAAGGAAAGAAGACGTAAGTGCCCTTCTATCGTTTCACCTAATGCAGTTTTCCAAAAAATACAATATGACTAAAAAACTATCGGATGGCGTTTTCAATTTTTTACTTACTATTGGATGGGAAGGAAATCACTTTGAGTTGATCCATTTAATCGAGCGACTCTTCGTACAAAGTAGCTCTACTGTCATCTCCTTTGATGATTTACCTGTCGAATACCAGATTGAATCGGACGCAGGATTATCAAAGATCGGACTTGAAGGGCGAACGCTTCCAAGCATTTTGGAAAGTGTTGAGAAGAAAGTGTTAAAAAACGCACAAGAACGCTACCGCACAACGACTGAGATGGCCAGATATCTAGGCATTAGTCAACCTTCAGTAGTGCGAAAATTAAAAAAATACACGATTTGA
- a CDS encoding DMT family transporter, giving the protein MNNIVKGILFMLISSVGFAVMTLFVKLSGDLPSVQKTFFRNLVSVVIAFVLVIYNKESLFGKRENQLVLISRSIFGTLGIIFLFYAIDHLVLSDADMLNKMSPFLVIIFSALFLKEKVLPFQMVTIVMAFIGMLFIVKPSFSVDFIPYLVGVLSAIFAAAAYTFLRVLGNREKFYTVVFYFSFFSTVVLLPFLIWIYEPMTGKQFLYLLLAGLFATVGQFGITLAYKYAAARDISIFTYSTVVFTTIFSFTFFGEGPDLYSLIGYVIILSAMIFMFFRGRKSAPPV; this is encoded by the coding sequence TTGAACAACATCGTAAAAGGAATTTTATTCATGCTTATTTCATCTGTCGGATTTGCGGTTATGACGTTATTTGTAAAATTATCAGGCGATCTGCCATCTGTACAAAAAACATTTTTCCGAAATCTGGTTTCTGTAGTCATTGCATTTGTGCTTGTTATTTATAATAAGGAAAGCTTATTTGGTAAACGGGAAAACCAGCTTGTTTTGATAAGTCGTTCAATTTTTGGAACGTTGGGCATCATATTTCTATTTTATGCAATCGATCACCTGGTTTTATCAGATGCGGATATGTTAAATAAAATGAGTCCGTTTTTAGTCATTATATTTTCAGCACTCTTTTTAAAAGAAAAAGTGTTGCCATTCCAAATGGTAACGATTGTGATGGCGTTTATCGGGATGCTCTTTATCGTCAAGCCTTCTTTTTCAGTGGATTTCATTCCTTATCTCGTTGGCGTATTGTCGGCTATATTTGCAGCGGCTGCGTACACGTTTTTGAGAGTGTTAGGAAATCGAGAAAAATTTTATACGGTTGTCTTTTATTTTTCCTTCTTTTCAACAGTCGTTCTATTACCGTTTTTAATATGGATTTATGAACCAATGACGGGGAAACAGTTCCTGTATTTATTGCTTGCTGGTTTATTTGCGACGGTTGGTCAGTTTGGGATTACGTTAGCATACAAATATGCAGCGGCACGTGATATATCCATATTTACATATTCGACAGTTGTTTTTACGACGATATTTAGTTTTACGTTTTTTGGGGAAGGGCCGGATCTGTACAGTTTAATTGGGTACGTTATTATTTTAAGTGCAATGATATTCATGTTCTTCAGAGGCAGAAAGTCAGCACCTCCAGTATGA
- a CDS encoding calcium/sodium antiporter, whose product MAYILLILGFALLIKGADFFVDGSSNIARLLQVPPILIGLTIVAFGTSAPEATVSIIAALEGNADVAVGNVVGSNILNSTLVVGVAAFLYPLKVESEMIRKEIPFTLLAGVALLILMSDIALQGFSGNMITRGDGFIFLLFLSIFMYYVIAIGLRSRKNAANEPTPQNISWGKNLFITILGLAAIIFGGDLVVGNGTKIAYSLGMSETLVGLTVIAIGTSLPELVTSISAALKKESEIALGNIVGSNIFNILFVLGASAAISPLPVNDKVFTDVVLMIVLTVLLFIFSRTNFKVGKREGLALAAAYIIYLVYIIVRN is encoded by the coding sequence ATGGCATATATTTTATTAATTTTAGGATTTGCATTGTTAATAAAAGGCGCTGATTTTTTTGTTGACGGTTCTTCCAATATCGCGAGGCTACTTCAAGTCCCGCCGATTTTAATTGGTTTAACGATTGTAGCTTTTGGAACGAGTGCTCCGGAAGCGACCGTCAGTATTATTGCGGCACTGGAAGGCAATGCAGATGTTGCAGTGGGAAACGTAGTTGGTAGTAATATACTCAATAGCACGCTTGTTGTAGGAGTGGCGGCTTTTTTATATCCTTTAAAGGTTGAAAGTGAGATGATCAGGAAAGAAATCCCATTTACCTTACTTGCCGGTGTGGCATTGCTCATTCTTATGAGTGACATTGCATTACAGGGATTCAGCGGCAATATGATTACACGCGGTGATGGATTTATCTTCCTGTTATTCCTGTCAATTTTCATGTATTACGTTATTGCAATCGGCCTGAGAAGCCGAAAGAATGCAGCGAACGAACCAACGCCTCAGAATATCAGTTGGGGTAAAAACTTATTCATTACCATATTAGGTCTGGCGGCAATAATATTTGGAGGGGATTTGGTAGTAGGTAATGGTACAAAAATTGCCTACTCCCTTGGCATGAGTGAAACATTGGTGGGACTCACGGTCATTGCAATAGGAACATCTCTTCCTGAGCTTGTCACGTCTATTTCAGCGGCATTGAAAAAAGAAAGTGAAATTGCGCTAGGGAATATTGTAGGGAGTAATATTTTCAATATTTTATTTGTACTTGGTGCCTCGGCTGCAATTTCTCCATTACCAGTGAACGATAAAGTATTTACGGATGTCGTGTTAATGATCGTGTTGACTGTCTTACTATTTATTTTTTCAAGGACCAACTTCAAAGTTGGAAAGCGTGAAGGATTGGCACTTGCCGCCGCTTACATTATTTATTTAGTATATATTATAGTACGGAATTAA
- a CDS encoding MurR/RpiR family transcriptional regulator: MEFKELIHEHYNQLSVSQKKVALYVMDHPKIVAMSPAQVVGETMGVSETTVIRFCHSLGFSGYAKLQKAIREQLLFHESSLTTYQQAKVELEQAPHFFEQVMTQDLEKIMETMKQINEADYEAAIQQLAKAETIYVLGLRSSHIAANWLSYAIGLVRDDVQLIRPETEDVIQTLRQMNRNSVVIVISFHRYLKQTIQITQLAHEQEAFIIGITDSLLAPISQYSHLLFPIHSPNQSTLDATASLFSFMNAIVAGLSVNDKDRFEERQNQYRAIASDFLFVEGVDEQ, translated from the coding sequence TTGGAATTTAAAGAATTAATTCATGAACATTATAACCAACTGTCAGTTAGTCAGAAAAAAGTTGCGTTATACGTCATGGATCATCCAAAGATTGTTGCCATGTCCCCGGCTCAAGTAGTTGGGGAAACAATGGGGGTCAGTGAAACGACGGTGATCCGCTTCTGCCATAGCTTGGGATTTTCAGGATATGCTAAATTGCAAAAAGCAATCCGAGAACAATTGCTATTTCATGAAAGCAGTTTAACAACTTATCAGCAAGCCAAGGTCGAACTCGAACAAGCACCCCATTTTTTTGAGCAAGTGATGACGCAAGATTTAGAGAAAATTATGGAGACGATGAAACAAATTAATGAAGCCGATTATGAAGCGGCTATCCAGCAACTAGCCAAAGCAGAAACAATTTATGTGCTTGGCCTTCGTTCGTCGCATATCGCGGCAAATTGGCTTTCCTATGCGATTGGATTGGTGAGGGATGATGTTCAATTAATACGACCTGAAACGGAGGATGTTATTCAAACGCTTCGTCAAATGAATCGTAATTCCGTCGTCATCGTGATTTCGTTTCACCGTTATTTAAAGCAAACCATTCAAATTACACAGTTGGCTCATGAACAAGAGGCTTTCATTATTGGCATTACTGATTCATTGCTGGCGCCAATCAGTCAATATAGTCATTTGTTATTTCCAATTCATTCGCCAAATCAATCAACACTGGATGCGACGGCTTCACTATTTTCATTTATGAATGCTATTGTAGCCGGATTGTCGGTGAATGACAAGGATCGTTTTGAAGAAAGACAGAATCAGTATCGAGCGATTGCAAGTGATTTCTTATTCGTAGAGGGAGTAGATGAACAATGA
- a CDS encoding M20 peptidase aminoacylase family protein, with translation MKAVLKEIKPIVDEVFHHLHTHPEISWQEVETTRYIQQLLENEGFQVSTFEDSTGLVVTMGTGDTCVGIRTDIDALWQEVDGVYQANHSCGHDAHMAMVVGALLVLKKLGIPETGRLKAIFQPAEEKGTGALAFVEKGVVDDVDFLYGVHLRPIQEIGHGYSAPAILHGSAKMLTGAIIGTDTHGARPHLGQNSIEVMAQLVHAIQSIHVDPMVPHSAKMTMFQAGGESANIIPGNAVFSLDIRAQTNQVMDKLISEVDKAISSVANMFDVSITYDISAEIAAAEVDETAVEIMSQAIIETVGEQFLVPPIVTPGGEDFHYYTLKRPTVKATMLGLGCDLSPGLHHPKMTFNHDSIHTGIEILARTVSQTFERLEE, from the coding sequence ATGAAAGCAGTACTAAAGGAGATTAAGCCTATTGTGGATGAAGTATTTCACCATTTGCATACGCATCCCGAAATTAGTTGGCAAGAGGTGGAGACGACTAGATACATACAACAATTGCTAGAAAATGAAGGGTTTCAAGTGTCGACATTTGAGGATTCGACGGGGCTCGTTGTGACGATGGGAACGGGAGACACTTGCGTCGGGATACGTACAGACATTGATGCGTTGTGGCAAGAAGTGGATGGCGTTTATCAAGCGAACCATTCATGTGGACATGATGCGCATATGGCCATGGTCGTTGGCGCGTTACTCGTTTTGAAGAAGTTGGGCATTCCTGAAACGGGACGCTTAAAAGCTATTTTCCAACCAGCTGAGGAAAAGGGGACGGGCGCATTGGCATTCGTGGAAAAGGGAGTTGTTGATGATGTTGATTTCTTGTATGGCGTACATCTTCGTCCGATTCAGGAAATCGGTCATGGGTACTCAGCACCTGCGATTTTACACGGTTCTGCAAAGATGCTAACGGGTGCAATCATTGGAACGGATACACATGGCGCGCGGCCGCATCTTGGACAGAATTCGATAGAAGTCATGGCCCAACTCGTCCATGCCATTCAATCAATCCATGTCGATCCGATGGTGCCGCACTCTGCGAAAATGACAATGTTCCAAGCGGGTGGGGAATCTGCAAATATTATTCCTGGAAATGCCGTTTTCAGTTTAGATATTCGGGCCCAAACAAATCAGGTCATGGATAAATTAATAAGCGAAGTAGATAAAGCCATTTCGTCTGTTGCCAATATGTTTGATGTCTCGATCACCTATGATATAAGTGCTGAAATTGCGGCTGCTGAAGTGGATGAAACTGCTGTCGAAATCATGTCGCAAGCCATTATCGAAACGGTGGGTGAACAATTTTTAGTCCCACCAATCGTTACGCCGGGCGGAGAGGATTTCCATTATTACACATTGAAAAGACCAACTGTTAAGGCAACAATGCTCGGCTTAGGTTGTGATTTATCACCGGGACTTCATCATCCAAAAATGACATTCAATCACGACAGTATACATACTGGAATCGAAATACTCGCTCGAACAGTTAGCCAGACTTTTGAACGACTAGAGGAGTGA